A region of Dictyostelium discoideum AX4 chromosome 1 chromosome, whole genome shotgun sequence DNA encodes the following proteins:
- the ints3 gene encoding integrator complex subunit 3, translating to MMNQQQQQQQPPTTSPTQQQQLTQLQTHQYFQNKFKLFYKRELDEADPLEIYWRECYDKIELLLLNSSEAEINNYLIEKSASVESSGNNDQSNKFHTEVTIGFLYAILLGSPQNIALSHQYFKSLTFFTKDSLALFCSLLKKLIADKFQKLNDTPRQQVVWIINELIATNHQDCESVTSIILRHIYGGNFTSKNLSLSHSMLNMFLTHRQWLNSRPLLIPTILYNFLRLIQDHISRPQGLHNPTHLKDEINFCLDLLKNKFQECLVIGRDLIRLLQYLSTKTIEFEQLWKDLNSKPTTFAPGYYDIIQSMKTPTPKHFLQSRLSPEMELQVLYILKEVKFGNQKRYQQWFVTKYLVTPESESLIPDIIRYICCVYHPPNHVLCSDIVPRWAIIGWLLKHCKSDAWRNYSKLSLFLDWLYFEPKIDSIMNIEPAILLMAGSVKKYADMTIDLVEFIVGTLLDSYDIQRKDAIRQGIHNSFATVLEKGVVQSLSHVFPPDSLGPSLFEKVKHYFHQFLTNSPIHQLHSQQQQLQQQQLQQPQQPQQQQQPPQYKPYPQQPINKQLPLQMSPQQQSQQQLQQQQLQQQLQQQQQQQQPPQQPPPQQQPQQQPPQQQPQQQPQQQQPQLNISTGNLPNIQQPMVKSPPLSSNTLVSPTSSSSPTSSNLPTNNSRVLNKSGVDIHHVSNLSPQVISQKPQSQQTPSLHSSSQSVLQQKSPPLKETSLFEQQQPSQQLPSQIVKNSPPNLSMTNENISNPPPPPHAKISSDHASPLINSSNSNITTPNPDSQSQIPIPPPISQSPSTKNIDVIMSELNDEPPKLSKSSPTQSNIIVPPPTHKPPQTTISSSSPLLQPQTQPQPQTQPQPQTLQQSTTPSLSSSSTPTIPISPPLLPTQLEIDIQPPPPPPSSQPLQPPPPPPPSQNIKDETLNSLIELNSSIKLDEEIKMEIPDILLTIGSKPQFQPTNITITLGSILSNFNEKISKQPNITLQNELTDSLTQYLSQVLKPELQIDLSTTPSLLSLFCNFQVIHHIFRATFSPTDNSITTTTTTTAAATTTTTTTPTIVKPMFNILKELYKIYPSIGFKIMIWSIITSPGGLNITNNGCTYIYPDIECDNSFSNSDDNESTNNNNNGVEQKPQQQQQQQQQQQINENTHNNNNNNNNNNNNNNNNNNENNITNNSQNITIKEESIFKIEKLLESVQDSNGNRNILGNYLNFHSNLLGGQPPPPPPPQQPNKIVEQIISDCIEANNVGAFNYLVPILYKSFSNLLVGNSDFLYLVLSCINPRQHFRICNKISMGEFRVFGNEMKSLISQSFKWESFEQNYLWQMLIAEDSVYSGMIVKEYPFIISKLDPYNNSEVLQNLTITLKETKFYDFNIFSETLLLNDYFYTFVFCLFSFWLKNNTTQTFNYINQIFDFYLSNNNNNNNNNRKLVERILYFYNIFLKKYGEERIKWSDMIDSDRVSKVLQRSTNSNLFQKYSNLGSLVLPSQSSNIKNDNNPTLSKHQNSDDDSNPKKRFRKE from the exons ATGatgaatcaacaacaacaacaacaacaaccaccaacaacatcaccaacgcaacaacaacaattaaccCAATTACAAACacatcaatattttcaaaataaatttaaattattttataaaagagAATTAGATGAAGCTGATCCATTAGAAATT tattGGAGAGAATGttatgataaaattgaattattattattaaatagttCAGAAGCAgagattaataattatttaattgaaaaatcagCATCAGTTGAATCAAGTGGAAATAATgatcaatcaaataaatttcataCAGAAGTTACAATTGGATTTTTATATGCAATTCTTTTAGGATCACCTCAAAACATTGCATTATCGcatcaatattttaaatctttaactTTTTTCACTAAAGATTCATTAGCATTATtttgttcattattaaagaaattaatagcagataaatttcaaaaattaaatgatacaCCAAGACAACAAGTGGTTTGGATCATTAATGAATTGATTGCAACCAATCATCAAGATTGTGAATCTGTAACTTCAATCATTTTAAGACATATTTATGGTGGTAATTTCacttcaaaaaatttatcttTAAGTCATTCAATGTTAAATATGTTTTTAACACATag acaATGGTTAAATAGTAGACCATTATTAATACCAactatattatataattttttaagattaaTTCAAGATCATATTAGTAGACCGCAAGGTTTACATAATCCAACTCATTTGaaagatgaaattaatttttgtttagatttattaaaaaataaa tttcaaGAATGTTTAGTAATTGGTAGAGATTTAATTAGATTATTACAATATTTAAGTACAAAAACAATAGAGTTTGAACAATTATGGaaagatttaaatagtaAACCAACAACATTTGCGCCTGGATATTATGATATAATTCAATCAATGAAAACACCAACACCTAAACATTTCTTACAATCAAGATTATCACCAGAGATGGAATTACAggtattatatatattaaaagagGTTAAATTTGGTAATCAAAAGAGATATCAACAATGGTTCGTTACAAAGTATTTGGTTACACCAGAATCCGAATCATTAATACCCGATATAATTCGTTATATTTGTTGTGTCTATCATCCACCAAATCATGTACTCTGTAGTGATATTGTCCCAAGATGGGCTATCATCGGTTGGTTATTGAAACATTGTAAATCAGATGCATGGAGAAACTATAGTAAGTTATCCTTGTTTTTAGATTGGCTTTATTTCGAACCAAAGATTGACTCAATTATGAATATTGAACCCGCTATCCTATTAATGGCTGGTAGTGTTAAAAAGTATGCAGATATGACAATTGATTTGGTGGAATTCATTGTTGGTACATTATTAGATAGTTATGATATTCAAAGAAAAGATGCAATTCGTCAAGGTATTCATAATTCCTTTGCTACAGTTTTGGAAAAAGGTGTTGTTCAATCATTAAGTCATGTTTTCCCACCAGATTCTTTAGGTCCttctttatttgaaaaggTTAAACATTATTTCCATCaatttttaacaaattcaccaattcatcaattacatagtcaacaacaacaactacaacaacaacaactacaacaaccacaacaaccacaacaacaacaacaaccaccgcAATATAAACCATAtccacaacaaccaattaataaacaattaccATTACAAATgtcaccacaacaacaatcacaacaacaattacaacaacaacaattacaacaacaattacaacaacaacaacaacaacaacaaccaccacaacaaccaccaccacaacaacaaccacaacaacaaccaccacaacaacaaccacaacaacaaccgcaacaacaacaaccacaactaaATATATCGACAGGTAATTTACCAAATATTCAACAACCAATGGTAaaatcaccaccattatcatcaaatacTTTAGTATCACCtacttcatcatcttctccAACTTCATCAAATTTACCAACCAATAATAGTagagttttaaataaatctggTGTTGATATTCACCatgtttcaaatttatcaccCCAAGTAATTTCGCAAAAACCACAATCTCAACAAACCCCTTCACTTCATTCTTCATCACAATCTGTTTTACAACAAAAATCACCACCGTTAAAAGAAACTAGCTTATTTGAGCAACAACAACCTTCTCAACAACTACCTTCACAAATTGTTAAAAATTCACCCccaaatttatcaatgaccaatgaaaatatttcaaacccaccaccaccacctcatGCTAAAATTAGTTCAGATCATGCTTCACCATTAATAAACTCTTCCAATAGTAATATCACAACTCCAAACCCCGATAGTCAGTCTCAAATACCAATTCCCCCTCCAATATCGCAATCACCATCAACTAAAAACATTGATGTAATTATGTCagaattaaatgatgaaccaccaaaattatcaaaatcatcaccaACTCAATCAAATATTATAGTTCCTCCACCAACTCATAAACCACCACAAACCAcaatatcatcttcatcaccatTGTTACAACCACAAACTCAACCTCAACCCCAAACTCAACCTCAACCCCAAACTCTACAACAATCAACTacaccatcattatcatcaagtAGTACACCAACTATACCAATTTCACCACCATTACTACCAACACAATTAGAGATCGATATTCaaccaccacctccaccaccatcatcacaacctttacaaccaccacctccacccCCACCATctcaaaatataaaagatgAAACTTTAAATAGCTTGATAGAATTAAATAGTAGTATTAAATTGGATGAAGAGATTAAAATGGAAATACCAGATATTCTATTAACAATAGGAAGTAAACCACAATTTCAACCAACAAATATTACTATCACTCTTGGTTCTATACTCTCAAACTTTAATGAAAAGATATCAAAACAACCAAATATAACTCTTCAAAATGAATTAACAGATTCCTTAACACAATATCTATCTCAAGTTTTAAAACCAGAATTACAAATTGATCTttcaacaacaccatcacttttatctttattttgtaatttccAAGTTATTCACCACATTTTCCGTGCAACTTTTTCACCAACTGATAattcaataacaacaacGACGACGacaacagcagcagcaacaacaacaacaacaacaacaccaacaataGTAAAACCAAtgtttaatatattaaaggaactttataaaatttatccttccattggttttaaaattatgatTTGGTCAATTATTACATCACCAGGTGGTTTgaatattacaaataatgGTTGTACTTATATCTATCCAGATATTGAATGTGATAATTCTTTCTCCAAttctgatgataatgaatcaactaataataataataatggggTCGAACaaaaaccacaacaacaacaacaacaacaacaacaacaacaaattaatgaaaatactcataataataataataataataataataataataataataataataataataataatgaaaataatataactaataatagtcaaaatataacaattaaagaagaatcaatatttaaaatagaaaaattacTTGAATCAGTTCAAgattcaaatggtaataGGAATATACttggaaattatttaaattttcatagTAATTTATTAGGTGgtcaaccaccaccaccaccaccaccacaacaaccaaataaaatagtTGAACAAATTATTAGTGATTGTATAGAAGCAAATAATGTTGGAGCATTTAATTACTTGGTACCAATATTGTATAAAAGTTTTTCAAATCTATTGGTTGGTAATTCAGATTTCTTATATTTAGTTTTATCATGCATCAATCCACGTCAACATTTTAGAATTTGTAATAAGATATCGATGGGTGAATTTAGAGTATTTGGTAATGAaatgaaatcattaataaGTCAATCATTCAAATGGGAATCTTTTGAACAGAACTATCTATGGCAAATGTTAATAGCTGAGGATTCAGTTTATAGTGGTATGATTGTAAAGGAATACCCATTCATAATCAGTAAATTAGATCCATACAATAATAGTGAAGTCTTACAAAATCTGACCATAACCCTAAAGGAAACAAAGTTTTATGACTTTAATATTTTCTCTGAAAccttattattaaatgattacTTTTATACTTTTGTTTTCTGTTTATTCTCTTTTtggttaaaaaataatacaactcaaacatttaattatataaatcaaattttcgatttttatttatcaaataataataataacaataataataatagaaaattggttgaaagaattttatatttttataatatatttttgaaGAAATATGGCGAA
- a CDS encoding LYR motif-containing protein yields MEVSKKRVVLSLYRELIYYSKLITNKEEKISKLNLIKSTFKKNKSIPETETEKIDKLIEDGQKKLSFLKIMTPREFAKSYKTTGVYRFEDGKWIEGNEEKKSKRQYLDHGIDIMDLRRHNHLVKRMQFLDRR; encoded by the exons atggaggtttcaaaaaaaagagtagtattatcattatatcgagaattaatttattattcaaaactaattacaaataaagaagaaaaaatatcaaaattaaatttaattaaaagtacatttaaaaagaataaatcaaTACCTGAAACTGAAActgaaaaaattgataaattaatagaag atggacaaaagaaattaagttttttaaagattatgACACCAAGAGAATTTGCAAAATCATATAAAACAACAGGTGTATATAGATTTGAAGATGGGAAATGGATTGAAGGTAatgaagaaaagaaatcaaagagACAATATTTGGATCATGGTATTGATATAATGGATCTTAGAAGACACAATCATTTAGTTAAAAGAATGCAATTCTTAGATAGAcgttaa
- a CDS encoding hypothetical protein (Coatomer delta subunit) — translation MVVLAAAICTKNGKALLSRQFSEMTKSRVEGLLAAFPKLIGLGRQHTFIETENIRYVYQPLESLYIVLITNKNSNILEDLETLHLLAKLVPEYSNFDEYDISKNAFELIFTFDEVIAMGYKERVTLQQIKHFISMESHEEERFRMEEKIKQKEAQILASSKAKEIERMRHEEMLRGKRSGGYTGISGGGGMGSGGMGSNQYRDNDRDNYHSNNNNNNNNNNNNNNNNNNNRDRDRGDSPNTSRPSAASSGSQGGMILGGKSGTNKNSAIAQVLKEEKIVEKVEDVEQLLDSQISQIPETPTVPQEGVHITVEESFTSFVESDGTVESIDIKGGLSVQINDQSLGKVKVNLKQGKLSKQFQFITHPNIDKALFGEQSVLRLRDGGKGFPSGGILKWRCKTNQESMMPIRVNCWPSPGRDSTTVNLEYDSLVGYELKSVFIVIPNPTSNAPIINQFDGLYEYDNKQKCVIWKIPLIDDSNRQGSMEFSVKGNTQSFFPVKIQFTASQTICDTTVGSVFVEDSNQSTNFSTETTLSVDTYEIK, via the exons atggtgGTTTTAGCAGCAGCAATTTGTACAAAAAATGGTAAAGCATTATTATCAAGACAATTTTCAGAAATGACAAAGAGTAGAGTCGAAGGTTTATTAGCAGCATTTCCAAAATTAATTGGATTAGGTAGACAACACACTTTTATCGAAACTGAAAATATCAGATACGTTTATCAACCATTAGAATCATTATATATAGttttaattacaaataaaaattcaaatattttggAAGATCTCGAAACATTACATTTATTAGCAAAATTG gtGCCagaatattcaaattttgaTGAATATGATATTTCAAAGAATGCATTcgaattaatatttacatttgaCGAAGTCATTGCAATGGGTTATAAAGAAAGAGTAACACTTCAACAAATTAAACATTTCATTTCTATGGAAAGTCATGAAGAAGAAAGATTTAGAATGGAAGAAAag attaaacaaaaagaagCACAAATTTTAGCATCATCAAAAGCAAAGGAAATTGAAAGAATGAGACATGAAGAAATGTTAAGAGGTAAAAGAAGTGGTGGTTATACTGGTATTAGTGGTGGCGGTGGTATGGGTAGTGGTGGTATGGGTAGTAACCAATATAGAGATAATGATAGAGATAACTATCAtagcaataacaacaataataacaacaataacaataataataacaacaacaataacaacaatagaGACAGAGATAGAGGCGACTCACCAAATACATCAAGACCATCTGCTGCTTCATCAGGTTCACAAGGGGGTATGATATTGGGTGGAAAATCAggaacaaataaaaatagtgcAATCGCTCAAGttttaaaagaagaaaagatCGTTGAAAAAGTTGAAGATGTTGAACAACTTTTAGATTCACAAATTTCACAAATTCCTGAAACTCCAACTGTACCACAAGAGgg tGTTCATATTACAGTTGAAGAATCATTCACTAGTTTTGTTGAAAGTGATGGTACTGTTGAAAGTATTGATATTAAAGGTGGTTTATCAGTTCAAATTAATGATCAATCACTTGGTAAAGTTAAAGTTAACCTTAAACAAGGTAAACTTTCAAAACAATTCCAATTTATT acTCATCCAAATATAGATAAAGCATTATTTGGTGAACAATCAGTATTAAGATTAAGAGATGGTGGTAAAGGATTCCCAAGTGGTGGTATATTAAAATGGAGATGTAAAACCAATCAAGAATCAATGATGCCAATTAGAGTTAACTGTTGGCCATCACCAGGTAGAGATAGTACCACAGTTAATTTAGAGTATGATAGTTTGGTTGGATATGAATTGAAGAGTGTATTCATTGTAATTCCAAATCCAACATCGAATGCACCAATCATCAATCAATTCGATGGTCTTTACGAGTatgataataaacaaaaatgtGTAATTTGGAAGATACCTCTTATCGATGATTCAAATAGACAAGGTTCAATGGAATTCAGTGTTAAAGGTAACACTCAATCTTTCTTCCCTGTCAAAATTCAATTCACTGCTTCTCAAACAATTTGTGATACCACCGTTGGTTCCGTATTTGTTGAAGACTCTAATCAATCAACTAACTTTTCAACTGAAACAACTTTATCAGTTGATActtatgaaattaaataa